From the Drechmeria coniospora strain ARSEF 6962 chromosome 02, whole genome shotgun sequence genome, the window TACTCAAGTTAGGGTATattaccaagtacaactTCAAGCAAGTAAATTATGCGGTACTCacaagtgcagtgcagtgcagtgcagtgcatTCAGTGCCTCTCGGTGGACCTGTGAATCCAGAGCCTCGTCCATCACTTTCATGGAGGTTCCGTacaatgtacatgcatcGCCGTGCAGCAGCCGCCTGGAGCCAAGTACCTAGGACCTTCATTACCTAAGCCACCGCTGCCCGCTTCGACCAATGACGTGGAGCTTGCCGATTTTTTTAAGCAAGCACCAACAATGCGCGACAGAAAAACGCTTCAGTCCATTTGTCTGTCGGCCGCGCCTTCCATAGAGGCCGCGACACTAACAACACACCACACTCCTCCAGTCAAGAACGACCAACCCACGCACGAACGCACCTGCCCCGGCatcacccccctcccccccccctctcgcTTCACCCCAAACCAAACCATTCATCTTTTTCGACGCTCCTTCGAAAACCCCGAGCACGGAAGAAcgcacgtcgtcggcaccgctGCGTCAGTCTGTCGTTcgtccccccctccccccccgaGGCTGCACCGCGTGCAAACCGCCCTTGCGTGAGGGTGCCGGCCGCCACTCACTGCCTTGGTCACCTCGCACGAGCATCCgcgccagcaccagcaccagcaccgaCGACCGGCTTCCGCATCAGCATGATATGACGCCCGCCGTCCTCTAGAGTACATCATGGAGCGATCGAAACCCCAGGCCTTCCAGTCGTCGTACGCGCCGCGGCTTCGCGCCTACAACAACTCTCTCCTGACCCCCGTCCTGCCGAGCGCGCCCTCGGGACCGATCTCGCGAACGACGAAGCGAGGCACCACCATCATCAACTACGCCGAGGATGGCTACGACGACCTGGatgacgacagcgacgacccccgccgccggcccacGGGCCTGCGAAGCCTGCGCAAGGAGGACTCGGCCTTGGGCCTCGCCATGGACCGGGCCGGGAAGGACACCAAGGagcccgtcctcgtccagggCATATGGCGCGACTGGATGGGCAAGAACCGGGCGGTGCGCAGCGATCAGCAGAACGCCGCCCAGGGAAGGCTACCCTTGACCTTGATCCCCATCcgcatcgacctcgacatACCCTCCTTCATCCCCCCCGCGCCCTTCCCGCCGCCGAACCCGAGCAGCGTCGACCTCTCCATGGCCCAGTACCGCCAGGGAGAGATGACGGTGCCCTACAAGCTGCGGGACATCTTTTGCTGGAACCTGCACGAGACCCTGGTGACGACGGACCAGTTCGCCCAGCACCTGGCCCAGGATCTCGACCTTCCCAaccgcgtcgccgccgtgtcgGAGATCAGCAAGCAGATACGGACCCAGCTCGAAGAGTATGCCGGCGTCGCTCTTCATCCGCTATTCCACACAGGCCAGCagccgcccgcgccgccgccgccctccgcccaaccagccgccgccgccgccgccccgtcGGCCGTGGGCACCCCGAAGCTTGGCATGCTGCCCAAGTCGCGCGAGGACTCCCCGTCGTCCTTTGCGAGGGGTCTTTCGCGACCGGAGACGCCCGCGCAGACGGGTGGCCAGGCGACGCCGTCCCAGGCCCAAGCCCAAGCCCCAGCCCCCGACGTGACGGCCGAAGCGACGGCCATCCTCTCCGACTCGGACGAATTCAACCCCGACGACACCTACCGCTGCATCGTCAACCTCAACCTCAACCTGGCTTCCATGCTCTACACCGACAAGTTCGAGTGGTCCCTCCTTCACCCCCCTgggacggccgaggcgttTGCCAAAGTGACCTGTGCCGACCTCGGCTTGACGGGAGAGTGGGTGCCCGCCATGACCCATGCCATCTACGAAGCGGTCCTCCGTCTCAAGAAGGAAGCctgcgaggccggcggcctggTCGGCGGCTGGGGCGGCGCCCAGCAAGACCTTCTCAACGATGCCGCCAacggagccgaggccggctgGCGATACGACCCCGagcacctcgccgacgactggGAGCCCAAGGTCGAGTTCCTCAGCAAGGAGGAGATAGAGAAGCGAGAGGGAGACCGCGAGCGCCAGGTTCGCCGGTTGCGTCGTGAAACGGCGCGCTTCAGCTCGACCGCCGGCATGCTCGGCGGCACCCCCTTTGCCGCCACCCCCTTTGCCGGCCCCGTCGAGGTTGAAGAGGAGCGGATGGGCCGCGGCGAGCGGTCCAAGAAGAAGCGTCGCTTCCGAAGCCTGAGCCCCCTCGGTCGCGGAGGAACGCCCGGTGGCCGTGGCAcgcccgacgtcggcggttacggcggcggcggcgctctgACGGACCTCGAGAGGATCTCGTGGCGCTGCTCTCACTGCCGTGTCTGGGGAACCAGCGTCTGGGCTGTTCGTGACGGCCCTAGCGGACCCAAGGTACGACCGATCCCCCTGCTCCCCCTTCCAATCCGCCTCTGCCGGGATCTCCGAGTTGGCTAACTGTCCGGCGCAGTCCCTTTGCGCCAACTGCGGCTACCTGTACGAGCTGGACCGCAAACTCCCACGGCAAACGAAGAACCTGCATCTCCAGGATCATCGGGTCGGCTAGCCAAGATCCGGACCTGCATGAGGCCCGGCCGCCATTGCCGTTCCGTCCGATCGGCACCGGGTAGCCTCCATCTTGGACAGTTGGGTGCCTGGAGAAAGAAGATCCAGGCCTCGGCGGTGCCCGGCGGAGTCGACGAAGCGGGCCCCAGCAGTCAGTCTTGGGGCAAGACGGGGGGCGAGTTCGGTCGTCTGGTGGCGTGGGTGAGACGGAACTTGAGTATTCTTTACACATATAGCAATGTAGATCCGCTTGCCTTGCCCTCTCACATTGGAGCTCTAGATGGCACGGAGGGAAAATTCTACGAGCTGAAGATGAATAAGTTTCATGCCGAGTACGCAGGCACATGGGGACGTGGAGTATGCATCCGGTGAACAACCGACCTACGTGCGTACCGCCAACATTGCTGGCAAACAAGGGTTTCCGCTGGCGCAGGTAGACCGGCGCGGCACATGAGATTAGGGGTAACCAACCCGCCGCTTTCGCAGCACAGGCCGGGCTCTTGGCGTGTATATTTATTCTTCGTCCTACGACCAACAGGTGGACGGACTATCCATTCGCAACGCTGTAGCATACCGTTTCCCAACCCATACCGCTCGTGCATGGGCATCAAAATGGAAAAAGATCAAACACGCCAGGTTCGAATGCATCACATAGTTGGGTAGCCTTCGGCCCAGTTCATGTCCATCCTCGGCTGCTGACCCTGCACAGGAGGGTGAATTGGCGGAGAAAGCGCCGGGTCGCCATTCTGATACTGGCCCGGGTGCGActgcagaggcagaggcagcggcatctgcatctgctgACGCGCCCGAAGACGGTCGAGCGCGTCGGCGGAGACGAACTCGAAGTGCTGCTTGAGCATGACAGCTTCTTTCCAGCGTGCGCCGTAGAGGGCAAGTATCTGGGGAACGCGCTCGAGGCACCAGATGCTCCTGGCCGTGTTGTCGTCTGTTGGGGCGCCAGAATGGATACGACGGCGAGGGATCGGCGGCGCAGGGGTCGAACCCGGCATGGTTGGGGGAGGAGAAACGTGCGCTCCAGACAGCAGAACGTCTTCGGCGGCAAGCAAAACTGCGTTGAGCTGGCTGGCCATAAAGAAGACCTTGAGGGCGTCTTGGTAGGTGTAGAAGGCGCTGTTCAGGCCGCCCTGTGCCGTCTCGTGCATGCTGCCGAGGTATGCCAGGGCGTATTCGAATATCAGAGTGCGGGTGTAGTCCGTGACCTCTCGCGTCCTCCCCGACGGGGCGATGCAATAAACGTAGCTGTACCACAGTTCCTGCTCGAACATGCGGCGCATGGCGGCCGGCAGCGCGGCGGGTAAGGAATCACCCCACTCCCGCATCTCCAGGCACCACTGCCAAATGTACGACGAGTCTTCCAGCGGCTCGGCTTTCGATTGGCACAGCTCCTGATACCAGAAGGATTGGGCTCGTCGCAGTTGAAAAAGCAGCAGGGCGGGATCGGCAGACTGAGGGCCTGCGATGGGTGCCGTCACCGACTTGCGACCGATGCTCGACGTGCTCGGAAAGGCGACGTTGACGGAGTCGTTGGTGAAGGAGAAGGATCGCGCATGAGCCATGCTGATGGTGCTGTTGGATGGTCAGCCGCGGGTGCCCGGCGCATGCCTGCTTCGTCTCACAAACTCACCGATCGAGCGCGTAGGCCGAGTAGAAAATCTTGCGGCGCATGTCCAAGGCAGCCTTGTCGgagagggacgaggacgggggaTCTTGGTGAAAGCcaatgtcgacgacggctcgggtGGTGAAGCCGATGACGTGCCAGCTGTCGAAATGGGCCGAGTCGAGCATGGAATAGAGGGTCAGCAAGAGGAGGGATTGGATCTGGGTGACGCATCCCGGGGCGAGAGCCTTGTCGGCGTAGAGCAGGGCCTgcgagacgaagccgacgccgtcgtgaTACATTTGGTCGTCGATTCTCCGGCTctgcgaggacgaggcgatggcgagcacCATGTAGAGGAGCCAGTAGtcggcgtcgatgatggcACGCTCATCCTGGCGATagacgtcgtcgagaacgGTCCAGAGGGCTGTCTCCGAGAAGAAGGGATAGAGGGAGTAAATGTTGGCGAGAAAGTGCTGGACGAGAGCTTGGGCCGCCTGCCTGCTGGGCAGCTGCTGCTGTGTGGGGTCGGGGATATCATCGACGGTTGTCGCGGCCAGGACCACTCTGGCGAAGGTGAACTTGCTGGCGGAAGGTTCGAAATCGCGCGTCGTGGCGTCGACGGACCTGCAGAAtcagcatcgacgacgtgacgaggacgaaagGCTGGCAGGTGCGTACAGGAGGCCAAAGTCGGAGACGATGGCGTTGAGGTCGCGGTTCTCGCGGCTCCGAGCGGCTTTGCGATAGATGGCTGCGCGGATGGTGGCGAGGGAGTCTCTTCTGTCGACCTCGGTGACGGCAGACGCATCATGCTCGTGGAAGGCAACCGAGGCTTTTCGGGAGCTCGCAAACTGAAGACGTCTCTCGAGCTTCTCGATGCGCGActcgagggcggcaacgTAACTTGGGAGCGACAATCAGCCGGTCCGTCATACAGGGCGGAGTAGGATGTTTCGCCACGGCCAACTCACCTCCGCTCCTTGCCCCGGGCAAACTGGTCGTTCACATTGGAGCACTCATTCTCACGGCCAGCCTTTTCGCAAGCCGTACAGGCCGGAAGCTTGCCGTCACACTGACGATGGCCTTGATCAGCAGCCGACGGGGCGAACAAGGGTCGGAGTGGGAGAGTGGGAGGCAGCCGGTCTCACCTTGACCTTGGCGTTGCGACCTGGTTTGACGTGTCAGCCGGGAAGTGAGCGACGATTCGCTCGAGTGGCGGAAGGGACTGGGGAGACCTACAGCGCGAGCAGGCAGACACTGGCCTCGAGACGCGGAGCACCGGATTTCGAGAGAAGCTGTTCCGGGGCATCGCCTCGGGTGGAATATTGACGGAAGGAGAGGCGAGGTGAAGGCGGGGGAGTCGGCGGGGGGGAGGAgagaaggggaggggagggggggggggggttggaaCGTGAGGCCACGAGTGTTGGGTTGTGGCAGTAGAGAGTGGCAATGCTCGTGGGTTGGCGTTGTGTCGTCTGAGGGATGTGATGGATGGTCGGgacgggaggggggggttcGAGGCGAGGCTGACTTTTGCCGCGAAGTCGAACCGTTGCCGATTGTTGCGGGTCGAGTGGAGGGGTTGGTTGCGCTGTAGGCGGAGCGGCGCTAGGTGAGTGAACCCTTGACGACCTCTAAACTCTGCTGGAGCTCGCTGCTAGCGGGCGAACGGACGGCCGGCCTCGTGGGTGTGGGGGTTGCGAATCGTCCAGTATTACGAGCACTtggcactgtacttgtaggtacatACTCGCCGCACCAAGCACTATAACTAGGTACATACTGGTGCTCGCAGCACTTGAACGCAGCGCTACCTAATAATTAGCTGCTACTGTACAATACACCGTACTCGCCCACGTTGTAGGGTGCCGCTCAGCTGAGCTTAGCGTTTCGGCATCAACTGTTAGCGCCGTATCTGGGGGCCGCAGGATGCAGATCCGGCGATAGAACAAGGCGCCACTGCTCGCGTACAGGACATTCTTGGAAGGATTCCGTCCCGTCCTGATCGCTTGCTTTACCTTTTCGTACATGATCGTATTTGGATGTAGGTAGTTGTTGTATAAGaatgtacaagcacggagtatcactccgtactgcgagTGCGCCTGCTCACATGACACATAAATACGTCAACGCCGGCTCGGTACTACGTTTGGCAGGGTGCATTGTTGTAGCATCCCTTCGAACTGCTCGTACAACTACGTGTAAATACCTTTATCCCAAGGAGCTTCGAGGCCGAAAGCATGGTACGTATCATGGAACGCCGAGCATGCTCGGTAGTAGGCAATGGGCAGCAGGCACGAGCAAAAGGCCTCTGTCGGTCTTGGCAGTGGCCACGATGTCGAATCGGCATGGCGCCCTCGCAGTCCTTGTTGCCTTTGTTGGGATGCGACGGGTGAACGAATGCTCCAAGCCATGTCGCGTCTGCTCGCTCTCCTGCCCGAGGCGCCTCGCTTCCCGTGGCACAACCAGTGGCGTGCGAATGGCGACCGGCCTGCGGCAGAGCAGCCAGAGGGAACCCGGAcagccgacggtgacgagggaCGAGTCCTTTGGCGTCCTTGTCCCTGACCTTGCCCTTTGCTCGCCCGTGCTTTGGCTCGGACGGTCGATCGCATCACAGGCCATTATTCGTCATCCCGCCCCGCTAGCCTGTTGCGTCGTCCG encodes:
- a CDS encoding putative GAL4-like transcriptional activator, which produces MPRNSFSRNPVLRVSRPVSACSRCRNAKVKCDGKLPACTACEKAGRENECSNVNDQFARGKERSYVAALESRIEKLERRLQFASSRKASVAFHEHDASAVTEVDRRDSLATIRAAIYRKAARSRENRDLNAIVSDFGLLSVDATTRDFEPSASKFTFARVVLAATTVDDIPDPTQQQLPSRQAAQALVQHFLANIYSLYPFFSETALWTVLDDVYRQDERAIIDADYWLLYMVLAIASSSQSRRIDDQMYHDGVGFVSQALLYADKALAPGCVTQIQSLLLLTLYSMLDSAHFDSWHVIGFTTRAVVDIGFHQDPPSSSLSDKAALDMRRKIFYSAYALDRTISMAHARSFSFTNDSVNVAFPSTSSIGRKSVTAPIAGPQSADPALLLFQLRRAQSFWYQELCQSKAEPLEDSSYIWQWCLEMREWGDSLPAALPAAMRRMFEQELWYSYVYCIAPSGRTREVTDYTRTLIFEYALAYLGSMHETAQGGLNSAFYTYQDALKVFFMASQLNAVLLAAEDVLLSGAHVSPPPTMPGSTPAPPIPRRRIHSGAPTDDNTARSIWCLERVPQILALYGARWKEAVMLKQHFEFVSADALDRLRARQQMQMPLPLPLQSHPGQYQNGDPALSPPIHPPVQGQQPRMDMNWAEGYPTM